The nucleotide sequence TGCGGATTTTTGATACCTGCATTTGCGCTCCTGCAATTGGTCTTTAAGCAAGGCCTTGCGATCGATATTCGTTATCTAGATTGGCTGAGTAATTCGCTGTCGGTTTCGATTTTGACAGCATTGATCTCTGTTGCGCTCGCCATATTTTTTGCTTACTCGGTAAGAATGAATGCACGATTAAGTTGGGTTAATCGATTATTGGGTTTTGGCTATGCGCTACCTGGTGCAGTATTGGCCATTGGCATCCTTTCTTTTCTGGAAATCTTTCAGCTTGCTTGGTGGATGTCTGCCAGCATGTTAGTGCTGATCTATGCATACCTAGTCCGCTTTCTTTCTTCTAGTTTGCAGAGTGTAGAGGCAGGTCTGGTGCGTATAACGCCTTCGATGGATGCTTCCGCAGCGCTACTGGGGCTCTCCAGAATGCAGATTTTGAAGCGGGTTCATGTGCCCTTGCTCAGGCGCAGTCTGATTACTGCGGGCCTCTTTGTCTTCGTAGATGTTATGAAGGAATTGCCTGCCACGCTCTTACTGCGCCCATTTAATTTTGATACTCTGGCTGTTGCAACCTATCAGCTGGCCGCAGATGAGCGTCTTGCTGAATTGGCATTACCTTCCTTAACCATTGTTTTGGTTGGGCTTTTCCCAGTCCTGCTACTTTCAAGGGTCATTTCCAAGTCCTAATTGATAATCATTCGTATTTGTGATACATTAGATTTCATCTAATTCTGATCGCAAATGCAGCAATGACAAACTCACTAATAAGAAAATTCCTAGGCAACTCTGGATTGGTGTTGAGCGCTATTCTGGCTTTACCCTTGCAGGCTCAAGAAGCGAAAGAACTTAATCTCTACTCAGCCCGTCACTATCAAACTGATGAGGCGCTCTACAGTGACTTTACAAAAAAGACAGGAATCAAGATCAACCGTATTGAGGCTGATGACAATGCTTTGGCGGAGAGATTAAAAAGTGAAGGCAGCAATAGCCCAGCAGATGTGATTTTGATGGTCGATGCAGCTCGATTGTGGCGCGCTCAAATTGATGGCTTCTTTAAGCCGATTCAGTCAAAATATTTAGAAGGTCGTATCCCCGCAAACTTGCGTTCTCAGTCCGAGCCAGAGGGGTCAACTTGGTTTGGCTTTTCAACCAGAGCGCGTCTTGTGGTCTACAACAAAGCAAAAGTAAATCCACAAGACGTTGATACTTATGAGAAGTTAGCTGAGACCATCAATAAGGGCAAGGTGTGCACACGCTCAGGTGCCCATCCCTACATGTTGTCATTAATCGGCGCCATGATTGAACGTCGTGGCGAGACTGCTACTGAGGAGTGGGCCAAGGGTATGGTAGCTAATATGGCTCGCCCTCCGAGAGGTGGCGATACCGATCAAATCAAGGCGGTAGCTTCAGGTGAATGCGGTGTGGCTTTAACAAATTCTTATTACTTGGTCAGGCTTTTACGCTCAACAAAGCCAGAAGACCAAGTCATTGTTTCTAAGATTGGATTTATCTGGCCAAATCAGCAGACGACTGGCACGCACATCAATATTGCTGGGGGTGGGGTTGCGAGGAGTGCGCCACATCCACAGGCTGCAAAACAATTTCTTGAATACTTGGCAAGTGATTCTGCGCAAGAGTATTTTGCCAATGGCAATAATGAGTGGCCCGTAGTCAAGTCAGTCAAAATTGAAAATGAAGGCCTGAAAATGTTAGGTCCATTCAAAGCGGAAAATATATCTATTGCGGCGATTGGTAAGAATCAAATTGCCGCCCAAAGATTGTTAGACAGAGTGGGTTATAAATAAGTCACTCGCTCTAGTAGTTCTTGTGCATTGATGAGGGCGGATTGAAAAGTTTTCCCATCTTTACAATTGACGATTACGCCAATACCAGCCACTGGTGCTAGGCTGTCGACTTTAAAGCGACCTACATTGCCCTGTTGTCTGATAAAGCACTCTTCATCAAAGAAAAGTCGATCACCGTTATCGTCAATTTCATCGGAGTCAATGGTGCTAAAACCAATTAATTCTTGAAGTGCCTCTTTTGTATCTGCAATTTCTACACTATTAATTTCTTTTGTCAGGGGATTAATGGCAAATACCTGCATAGCGTGCTTTCAATCAATTTCGTTTGTAATAACCCCAATCCTAATTGAAATTCAGCGGACCTGCTTTAAGCGCCTATTTAAGGAATCTAGCTAGAATGAGGTATTACTTCTTTTGATGTTAGATTGGTGTCTATGAAGCGTCTATTACATATTTTGGTCTCAAGCCTTGGATTATTTCTTTTGGCTTGCGCTACGCCGCCCAGCGAGTTTGGTGTCTATCGACAGTCTGATGGAACCGTTGGGGTACATGCCCCTAAATCCGCCAAAGAAACTGACGCTCAAGTAGCAGCAGTAGAGGAGTGTAAAAAACTAGGAAAGCGAGGCGCCACTATTGTCGAAACTCGTAAAACAGTGAACGACCGCTTTCCTATGACCTACATTTTTGTGTGCAATACCTACTAATAGCAATTACTTAGCTAAGCAACCACTTCTTAATTGATTTATTAACGCACATTGCATCTAAAGCTAAGCCGAAGAACTCTGAGCCATTAGTGACCATGCTTTCAATGGCCTCAACCTTGCCAGATTTCACGCCACGCAAATAAGTAGCTGCACGATAGCGTAAGAAGTGCTCATTCGCACCTTCTTCGTTATCAGTAGAGCAAATCTCAAGGCTGCCATAACGAGTTTCCGGATTGATATTCAAGATGGAGAGGCCTAATGCGCCAATCAGCTTTTCTGGCACAGGAATAGGAACGTAAGAGTAGAGGGAGACTAACTGCTCTTGTTCGTCGACTTCAATAATATGGTCAACATCGAACACATCTTTCTCTGTCAACTCTGTCTCACCAGAATCGCCGCCACCAAAAGTGGACTCAAACTGCAGCATTGCAGTATCGCTATCTTTAGAGATTTCAATCATATCGGGATAGCCTAGCAATCCTTTCCACCAATACATCAGCGAGAAGGTGCAAGGTTTTACTTCAACTAAGCCCTTATTGGTTGATTTAGCAAAGTAGAGGCCGTAGAACTCATCATCCTCTTCGAGTCCGTACTGATCCACTTTGAGCTTCTTCGGTGCAACTGCTTTAGGTGATTTCTTGGCAGCTTTCTTTGGCGCTGGCTTTTTGGCTGCAGGCTTCTTAGCGACTACCTTTTTAACTACTTTTTTTGCCACAGGTTTTTTAGTAGCTGACTTTTTTTCTGCTATTTTTTTCACTACCTTTTTGACAGCCTTTTTGGCTACCACCTTTTTGGCGGTAACTTTTTTAACGGCTTTCTTTGCAGGGGCTTTTTTTACCACCTTGCTAGCTACTTTCTTTTTTGCTGGAGATTTCTTTGTAGCCATGGTCTATTGCCCTTCCTATTGGTAGTTAATGTGCATATTGCAGCTTTGATCTTACTTCAGATCTTTCCACTTTTGCTGATACTGATATGGGGATTTACCTTCAATATTCAGAGTGAATGTCCGATTGATTTAAGTCTCAACAAAAAGTCGGCTCCACTTGAGGGTCTTATGCTAGCGAAATTAAAAAATATAAAAATTAATCCTAGTCTAAGGCTGGTATGCAATTTAGAATCACTTAACAATGAGTAAATTAGTCAAAATCACTATTAGCACCCTTGGCACCGTAATCATCCTGATTGCAATAGGTATATGGTATGCAGCCTCAACAGTAGATCCAGTACAACTGACCAGATTGCTCTCTTCCTCTGTGAAGACTGCTGCCGGCAGAGATCTAAAAATCACTGGGCCAGTAAGTCTCAGTTTCTTTCCGAGCATTTCCGTTGCCGCAGAGGGCTTGAGTCTGAGTAATGCATCTTGGGCACCTGATTCTGACATGCTGACGCTCAGGCGCATTGATGTAAGCATTAAAACTCTGCCGCTTCTGAGTAAGCGGATTGAGGTTGACAGTGTGAAGCTTTCTGGCCTGGAGCTATTTCTTCAAAAAAATGGGACTGGTAAAGCTAATTGGGATTTCAGTACTGACGCCCCCAAGGAACCTTCCGATACTAAAAATAATGCAGAAACATCATCTGTTAGCGATGATTTAATTTCTATGGACAATGTTTCGATTACGGATGCCCGTATTCAATATCAAGATCCTTCAAACACCATTTCAAGCTACCAAATTCAGCGCTTATCGTTGGCAGACAGTAGCGATAAAACAGTCGTATCCCTTGCGATGAAGTTTCAAGAGCAAGTTCTCGAGCTCAGCGGAAAAACGGGCTCACTTTCTAGATTACTCAAAAAGTGGAATGTCTCATCTGCACAATTCCCAATTGACTTGAACCTCACTATGAATGGTAAGTCTATGATGATTAAAGGCGAGGTAAGTAAGAATCCCAAGACCCCGCCCACAATGGATTTGACACTGAACTCAAAAGCATTTGACTGGCCCGTTTTCGGGGTGTCGCCCAATCATTCTCCGCAGGCAGTAAGTGCCGCTAAGTCAGCGCCAGTCGTACATCAAACTCAAAAGCCGCAGCCTAAGTACTTATTTAGTAATGAGAACATTCCCTTTGATGTGCTGCCCTTAGTCAAAGGGAAAGTCGCAATCAATATTGGTGAATTCAATTTGCCAAAACGTAAATCTATTGAACATCTTGAAGCTACCTTGCAATTGAATGGCAGTGTGATTGATGTTCCAAACCTCAGGTTTCAGATGGATAAGGGTAGCGCTGACTTACAGATCAAACTCTCTGGGCTGGATACGGCAAACCCGGTATTGAGGGCCATAGGGATGACAAAGGATTTCACACTAGAAAGCTTGCTAGCTAGGCTTGACCCGGGATCCAAGGTGAGCGGGGGTGGCATGAAGATGGCGTTTGATGTGAAAACCTCTGGAAGTAGCTTGCATCAAATGGCATCAAATTCAAATGGCAAGATTCAGTTGAGTATTAGCCAGGCACGTATGGGTACGAATTTTTTAAATGATGCTGGTGATTTCGTAGTGACGCTTTTGGATTCGATGAACCCGCTACGTAAAAAAACGAACGAGACAATTTTGGAGTGTGCTGTTGCCTATTTGCCAATTAACAACGGCCAGATCAATATAGCTAAGTCAGTTGGGGCTGAAACAGATAGGTTAGACGTGGCTTTAGCTGGCTCTATCAATCTGAAGACGGAGGTAATTAATCTCACCATTGATCCACAAGAGAAATCAGGTCTCACCACGGGCTTAGATTTAAGTGGTATGGTAAAAATGGGTGGGACATTGGCCAATCCAAAGGCAGGTATTAATCAAGCCGGGGTAGTCAATAGCGCCGTTTCTATTGGGCTTGGATTTTTGACGGGCGGCGCAAGCATTTTGGCTGAGAATGCCAGATCAATGACTTCAAAGAGTCGCCCATGCCGCGATGCGCTCCACCCGTGGTCTGACATCTATCCTGGGGCAGAGTAATTTTTAAAACAGCATTCCGCTGATAAAGAGGCTGAATAAAGAAATAAAGATGCTGGCAAAGAATGCGGTCCAAAAGCCAGAAATCGTAAAGCCACTCACCACTGCAGACACCAGCATTAGTACCAAGGCATTCACTACTAGCAGAAACAGTCCCATCGTGAGGACAGTTAGTGGGAGCGTGAAGAGAATTAACAGGGGCTTTACTACTGCATTAGCAAATCCCAGCAGTAGGGCAGCAATTAAGAGTGAGCCACCATCTGCAAAGCGTAAGCCGCTAAAAAGATAGCTGGCAACCCAAAGGGATAGAGAGGTTAAGCCCCACTGGACTAAAAATGGCACTAAGTTACCCATGGTATTTACCTTTTTTAATAGCCTTCGAAATCAATATTGATAATAGCTAATTTTAGTGGAGCCCTAAGCGGCTAATTTTTGCTTTGAATTTTTAATTGGCTTGAAGTGGATTTCAATATGGGTATTTGTGGCTGCCGCCAATTTCGTCAAAGTCCTCAGGGAGGGGAGACTGACCCCACTCTCAAGTCTTGCAATTGCAGATTGGGAGGTGCTCATTAGTGCGGCTAGCTCCTCTTGGGATAGTCCACTTTTCATGCGCGCCTCGATAACTTCTTGCGCAATTTCAAACTCCATACGTGACTCGTCGTAAGCTTCTTTGTAGTCTGGATTTTTAATCCACTTTTTATGTAAATTGGATATCTTAGTCATATTAGCTTTGCCTGTTTAGCTCTTCTTGTCGCCATCTCCAAAGCTGCTAGTGGAGTTTTCTGAGTCTTCTTAATAAACACATGTAAAACGATTATTTTTTTTCCTTTTGCATAGAGATAAATTCCTCTTGCAATTCCGCCCCGTCCAGAGACTCGTATTTCCCAGAATTTATCACCCAAAGACCTGATGTGAGGCATTCCAACATTTTGGGGGCCAAACTGCTCCAGTAAACCAGAGACTCTCACAAACTTACTTCTAATATCTACTGGCAGGGCCTCTAGCTCATCGTCAACGGTGTTATTAAGGGCATGTACAGTCCATATGGTCATCTATAAATTATATCAATATTGATATATGTCAAAAATGATATAACTTAATCTAATATAAATCAAGGACTTTAATAATGCGGAGGGATTTCATCTTTTGGATTGTTGTTACCTACACCATCCCCGCTGCTAGCTTGCTCCTTGATGGATTTAAGTTCACGATACAGAAATTCAATTTGTTGCTGCTGCTTGTAGATTGCTTCATTGAGTTGATCAATCAAATCTTCAGTAAAGCTGAGTTTAATTTCAAGATTGGTGATGCGATCATCGCTCATGTCAGTTCCTTTACCTTTATCTTAAGCATTGACCAACTCAAATCGACCATCTTCCATCTCGGCCTTTGGTCTGATCCAAAAATCGTGCGACTGAAGTGATTCATAAACGTAGGCTGGCTCTAGATTAGCTTCGACATTGGCAAGTAAGACTACTTTATAAAAGCCACCCGTCTTAATGTGCCTTAGCTTACTACCTGGCTTAAAGAGGCCGTCATCGGCATCTGCCATCTTTGGCATCGTTGGCGTCTCTAGTTTACTCATGTCAAAAAAGCGCTTTCTTAGTATGATTGTTGGATGGCAAATTGCGTCCCGTACTCCATTCTAGATATATCTCCGATCCCAGAGGGATTTACTGCTGCAGATGCCTTACGGAACTCTTTAGATATTGCTCAGCATGCGGAGGCTTTAGGCTATACCCGCTATTGGGTAGCAGAGCACCACAACATGACAGGTAATGCTAGCTCTGCTACTGCTGTTTTGATTGCTTATATTGCTGGTGGTACAAAAACCATTCGCGTTGGGTCGGGTGGCGTGATGTTGCCAAATCATGCCCCGCTAGTCATTGCAGAACAATTTGGTACTTTGGCATCTATCTACCCCGGTAGGATTGAGTTGGGTCTGGGGCGTGCGCCAGGTACAGATCAAATGACAGCTAGAGCCTTACGTCGAGATTTGCTCGGAAGTGATGATCGCTTTCCGCAGGATGTACGGGAGTTACAGCATTACTTTGGCCCCATCGAGGAGGGTCAAATTGTGAGAGCTATTCCGGGTGCAGATACCGAGGTACCGATTTGGATATTAGGATCTAGCTTGTATGGCGCACAATTAGCGGCTCACTTCGGCCTACCTTACGCATTTGCATCTCACTTTGCACCGGAGCAATTATTGGATGCTATGTCAACCTATCGCGAATTGTTTAAGCCATCGGATAAGTTAGCCAAACCCTATTGTGCATTTTTAATGAATGTAGTCGCTGCTGATACCGATGAAGAGGCTGCACACCTTTTTACTACTTTGCAGCAAAACGTCATTCGTATGCGCCGAAATACCCGCGGGCAGTTACCTTCCCCAATAGAAGATATAGATGACTTCTGTGAGCCACATGAAAAAATAACTGCTGCTCATGCTTTGCGCTGTTCTGCTGTCGGATCTTTACAGACTGTAAGAAAAGAGATGCAATATTGGCTTGATCAGACCGGTGCTAATGAAATCATCATCACGGGTCAAATTTATGACCATCAAGCCCGCCTCAAGTCCTTTGAAATTGCTGCTGAGGCAGCCAAAGGATTGCGTTTTAGTTCTTTAGTCTAAAGGCGTTGTAATCGTTGGTAATGAGAATGTCTTCTGAGGCTGCTCTACTAGCAATTTGAAGTACTGCATTATCTTTGCTAATGAGTAATGTAGGCCTGAGTTGATAGGCCAAATCTAAAAAGATCTGATCATCCGGATCCTGGCATTTCCAGGGTGCGGGGGCTAAATTGGAATCATCATGCATCTGAGCAAAAGATTGCCATTGAGCCAAAATACTTGCTTGGGCGACTTCATCAAGATTAAAGAGGGGGCGTGATATGACGTCAGCAAGTTCCAGCAAGGTT is from Polynucleobacter sp. MG-Unter2-18 and encodes:
- a CDS encoding LLM class flavin-dependent oxidoreductase, whose product is MANCVPYSILDISPIPEGFTAADALRNSLDIAQHAEALGYTRYWVAEHHNMTGNASSATAVLIAYIAGGTKTIRVGSGGVMLPNHAPLVIAEQFGTLASIYPGRIELGLGRAPGTDQMTARALRRDLLGSDDRFPQDVRELQHYFGPIEEGQIVRAIPGADTEVPIWILGSSLYGAQLAAHFGLPYAFASHFAPEQLLDAMSTYRELFKPSDKLAKPYCAFLMNVVAADTDEEAAHLFTTLQQNVIRMRRNTRGQLPSPIEDIDDFCEPHEKITAAHALRCSAVGSLQTVRKEMQYWLDQTGANEIIITGQIYDHQARLKSFEIAAEAAKGLRFSSLV
- a CDS encoding helix-turn-helix domain-containing protein translates to MTKISNLHKKWIKNPDYKEAYDESRMEFEIAQEVIEARMKSGLSQEELAALMSTSQSAIARLESGVSLPSLRTLTKLAAATNTHIEIHFKPIKNSKQKLAA
- a CDS encoding SlyX family protein is translated as MSDDRITNLEIKLSFTEDLIDQLNEAIYKQQQQIEFLYRELKSIKEQASSGDGVGNNNPKDEIPPHY
- a CDS encoding AsmA family protein codes for the protein MSKLVKITISTLGTVIILIAIGIWYAASTVDPVQLTRLLSSSVKTAAGRDLKITGPVSLSFFPSISVAAEGLSLSNASWAPDSDMLTLRRIDVSIKTLPLLSKRIEVDSVKLSGLELFLQKNGTGKANWDFSTDAPKEPSDTKNNAETSSVSDDLISMDNVSITDARIQYQDPSNTISSYQIQRLSLADSSDKTVVSLAMKFQEQVLELSGKTGSLSRLLKKWNVSSAQFPIDLNLTMNGKSMMIKGEVSKNPKTPPTMDLTLNSKAFDWPVFGVSPNHSPQAVSAAKSAPVVHQTQKPQPKYLFSNENIPFDVLPLVKGKVAINIGEFNLPKRKSIEHLEATLQLNGSVIDVPNLRFQMDKGSADLQIKLSGLDTANPVLRAIGMTKDFTLESLLARLDPGSKVSGGGMKMAFDVKTSGSSLHQMASNSNGKIQLSISQARMGTNFLNDAGDFVVTLLDSMNPLRKKTNETILECAVAYLPINNGQINIAKSVGAETDRLDVALAGSINLKTEVINLTIDPQEKSGLTTGLDLSGMVKMGGTLANPKAGINQAGVVNSAVSIGLGFLTGGASILAENARSMTSKSRPCRDALHPWSDIYPGAE
- a CDS encoding type II toxin-antitoxin system RelE/ParE family toxin; the protein is MTIWTVHALNNTVDDELEALPVDIRSKFVRVSGLLEQFGPQNVGMPHIRSLGDKFWEIRVSGRGGIARGIYLYAKGKKIIVLHVFIKKTQKTPLAALEMATRRAKQAKLI
- a CDS encoding phage holin family protein, with protein sequence MGNLVPFLVQWGLTSLSLWVASYLFSGLRFADGGSLLIAALLLGFANAVVKPLLILFTLPLTVLTMGLFLLVVNALVLMLVSAVVSGFTISGFWTAFFASIFISLFSLFISGMLF
- a CDS encoding putative toxin-antitoxin system toxin component, PIN family is translated as MRPVVLDTNILLDIFVFNDKRTIHLKQAIMDGIIQVITSQKTLLELADVISRPLFNLDEVAQASILAQWQSFAQMHDDSNLAPAPWKCQDPDDQIFLDLAYQLRPTLLISKDNAVLQIASRAASEDILITNDYNAFRLKN
- a CDS encoding extracellular solute-binding protein; its protein translation is MTNSLIRKFLGNSGLVLSAILALPLQAQEAKELNLYSARHYQTDEALYSDFTKKTGIKINRIEADDNALAERLKSEGSNSPADVILMVDAARLWRAQIDGFFKPIQSKYLEGRIPANLRSQSEPEGSTWFGFSTRARLVVYNKAKVNPQDVDTYEKLAETINKGKVCTRSGAHPYMLSLIGAMIERRGETATEEWAKGMVANMARPPRGGDTDQIKAVASGECGVALTNSYYLVRLLRSTKPEDQVIVSKIGFIWPNQQTTGTHINIAGGGVARSAPHPQAAKQFLEYLASDSAQEYFANGNNEWPVVKSVKIENEGLKMLGPFKAENISIAAIGKNQIAAQRLLDRVGYK